TTATAAAATTGTCGCGTTTTCAGTAGATCCGGACTACGACACACCGGAGCGTTTAACAGAATATTTATCGCGCCATAAACCGGTAGATGAATCAAAATGGCATATGCTGACAGGGTACGATCAAAAATTTATCGAGCAGTTTGGCAGAAACTCATTTAAAACACCTGTTCAGTCAATTGAAGGAAACGACCAAGTTATCCACGCTGATACATTTTTCCTAGTGGATGAAAAAGGAATTGCCGTGAAAAACTATTCAGGTTATGGCACAGGAGAAGATGGTGTTCCATATGAAACGATTGCTAGTGATATGGAGGCACTCATTGACGAGCGTCTAAAACAATAGTGAAATGTAAGATTAACTTGCGAAAAAAGTGTAGCTGCTTTTTAAGCAAGTTTTTTTGTGGAGTGAGGGCTTTTCTAATAAAATTGAAATTGTGCTAATAAAACTACAAATTTTCTAATAAGTTGCGGATCTTCTAACAAAGGAACTGGATATGCTTGATATGCTAATATCAGTTCTTGATTAGCAAATAAGCACGCCAACTTTTCTAATATCACCTGCAAAAGTGCTAAAATAAATAAATTCCTTCTAATAAAAAGCACAATGCATCAACCCAAATTGTTTCAACCCGTATATTGATAAAGCAATAAATAAAAAGAATTTTCAAAACTCAAATTCTGTGATATAGTATACAAAATTACATACTGTGTAAGTTACGGTGCTTGTGAGAACAAGCTGAAAAGGGAAACCAGTGAAAGTCTGGTGCTGTCCCGCAACTGTAAATCGGAGTTCGTGATATTCAACCACTGTCTATTGATGGGAAGGATCACAAGAACGTTGATGATGAGCCAGGAGACCTGCCGGAAACTAGTACACGCCAATACCTACGTGGAAATAGGTGGTGATTTTGTGCGATAGTGAGACAACAACCTTTGAGTTTACAAAGGTTTCTTTTGTCAATCTCTTAAACATTCACACCCCTCTTTCACTTAGAAAGAGGGGTTTTGGTTTTTATGTAACAAATTTAAGGAGGAATTGTTTATGAAAACAGCAGTA
This window of the Solibacillus isronensis genome carries:
- a CDS encoding SCO family protein; this translates as MKTKKIVFALMLLAATVLTACSNYQFKPTTNFEISGFTMTDHRNKEVTLESLKGEPWLAMFIFTSCTTICSPMTMNMTRVQDHLEKKGLENYKIVAFSVDPDYDTPERLTEYLSRHKPVDESKWHMLTGYDQKFIEQFGRNSFKTPVQSIEGNDQVIHADTFFLVDEKGIAVKNYSGYGTGEDGVPYETIASDMEALIDERLKQ